A single window of Plasmodium reichenowi strain SY57 chromosome 14, whole genome shotgun sequence DNA harbors:
- a CDS encoding hypothetical protein (conserved Plasmodium protein, unknown function) produces the protein MDDDKIKSIYFSLKNKSKKEWAELMEQLTKDQKRKLIFYIRKKNKHSLHKIKNIKTEKSNEKSKTKSNRPYYDHILIDYTNVNYDLNLKNYIARILRLYKLEDNFEFIKALHLYMNILCYIIFKKFSYEYKKEQKNKNLLLFLKKLFPFEFHNFETKYNMRWGNDASSLSENVGNKNIPNVQEINSMDDVEENINEKNLNERKEQSVNSNNICKVQNETFAENKSVHNNISNVYEEQNGSCNKNDFISENNKTKTSQLDYKINCDNNDVYIKMEKDNDDSFNSELDNITILSDLNKYVKKELHKEFFKNKDITTIMQNLFDNKRYGYRIRFRSILSKSLNEIEYKKYCDQREKLFKYKRKNFLRWISQFTNIESIDMYIINFFIFLFLDRLYLILETYLRLNYVYSNAKTTQEYVIDHIKQLHNFDFILNKLTSSHGHNISSTNKTNNVISEGDELDNNTGTIDSLLHNFDELYKNLTKPNISNFYLSLDLIYNTDVYSFKITNKITFEKLVKIDISSYINETNVYKIIQFDKDKNTDPWKTLTNFALLQNRKLNLPKFDCFSIFLIVRFKYYLEEFKENSNIDYIYKIVKEEYDKVEEYLKRDQFDEEDFEYKHLVPIYLDLKKELKKVNEYIKFYGNLISFVNFIQKYANPSTNIVKTEENEEEKNFDLSFFLSSHLNDNVKKE, from the exons ATggatgatgataaaattaaaagcATTTATTTTAGTTTAAAGAACAAAAGTAAGAAAGAATGGGCAGAACTAATGGAGCAGTTGACAAAAGATCAAAAACGTAAATTGATTTTTTACATCAGAAAGAAGAACAAACATTCAT tacataaaataaaaaatattaaaactGAGAAAAGTAATGAAAAAAGTAAGACAAAAAGTAATAGACCGTACTATGATCACATCCTTATTGATTACACCAAT GTAAATTATGATTTAaacttaaaaaattatatagCTAGAATTTTGCGTCTTTACAAATTAGAAGATAATTTTGAATTTATTAAAGCgttacatttatatatgaatattttatgttatattatattcaagAAATTTTCCTACGAATATAAGAAGGAAcagaaaaataaaaatctcttgttatttttaaaaaagttATTTCCATTCGAATTTCATAATTTTGAGACAAAATACAATATGAGATGGGGCAATGATGCATCATCTTTATCAGAAAATGtaggaaataaaaatatccCAAATGTACAAGAAATAAATTCAATGGATGACgtagaagaaaatataaatgaaaaaaatttaaatgaaaGAAAAGAACAATCTGTTAattctaataatatatgtaagGTGCAAAATGAAACATTTGCAGAAAATAAAAGtgttcataataatatatcaaatgtatatgaagaacaaaatggttcgtgtaataaaaatgattttatttcagaaaataataaaacaaaaaccAGTCAATTAGATTATAAAATCAAttgtgataataatgatgtttatataaaaatggaaaaagATAATGATGATTCATTTAATAGCGAACTGGATAATATAACAATTCTTTCAGacttaaataaatatgtaaaaaaggaattacacaaagaattttttaaaaataaagatataacAACAATTATGCAAAATTTATTTGATAACAAAAGATATGGATATAGAATCAGATTTAGAAGTATTTTATCCAAAAGCTTAAATGAAattgaatataaaaaatattgtgaccaaagagaaaaattatttaaatataaaagaaaaaatttcCTTAGATGGATAAGTCAGTTTACAAATATAGAATCTATtgatatgtatataattaatttttttatatttttatttttggatagattatatttaatactTGAAACTTATCTAAGATTAAACTATGTATATTCAAATGCTAAAACTACCCAGGAATATGTTATAGATCATATTAAACAATTACACAATTTTGATTTCATTCTAAATAAGTTAACATCTAGCCATGGGCATAACATATCTTCCACAAATAAAACGAATAATGTTATATCTGAAGGTGACGAATTGGATAATAACACGGGCACAATAGATTCATTATTACACAACTTTGATGAACTTTATAAAAACCTTACAAAGCCAAATATAAGTAATTTCTACTTGTCTTTagatttaatatataatacggatgtatattcttttaaaataacaaataaaataaccTTTGAGAAATTAGTAAAAATTGATATATCTTCATATATTAACGAAACGaatgtttataaaattattcaGTTCGATAAGGATAAAAATACAGACCCTTGGAAAACATTAACCAATTTTGCATTGCTACAAAATAG AAAATTAAATTTGCCAAAATTTGATTGTTTctctatatttttaattgtacgatttaaatattatttggaagaatttaaagaaaattcaaatattgattatatatataaaattgttAAAGAGGAATATGATAAGGTAgaagaatatttaaaaagagATCAATTTGATGAAGAGGATTTTGAATATAAGCATCTGGTTCCTATTTATCTTGacttaaaaaaagaacTTAAAAAG gttaatgaatatataaagttTTATGGCAATTTAATATCATTTGTAAATTTCATTCAAAAATATGCTAACCCTTCTACGAATATAGTTAAAACAGAAGAAAATGAGGAGGAGAAGAATTTTGATTTgtcattttttttgagTTCCCATTTGAATGACaatgtaaaaaaagaatag